In Roseomonas fluvialis, one genomic interval encodes:
- a CDS encoding peroxidase family protein encodes MGDWLRDGLFEAAGNVIDGWAWLSGKASAAVVNRAVCTTRNRPHPWSSLSDYTSWQGLTDRSYLARHLPAVDVPVQPPPEKVREIFARQDGHALLSPKSTCLFPAFAQYLTDGFLRTSPKDVARTTSNHEIDLCTLYGRTPDQTRALRLLSSDKGRRGRLKSRMVGGEEFSPFLYKPGTKELTDPAFAALDPPLVDENLPPEQRDTLFAVGGDRVNSTPFTSMMNTLFLREHNRIAAELEARNDGWDDERIFQVARNIVIPIFIKIVVEHYINHITPLPFALRADPSVAWNAPWNRPNWMTVEFSLLYRWHSLMPDAIDWPAGPLAPARQIGIGAFLQNNRPLIEVGLDAAFSGASSQAAGELGALNTALPLLHIEDRAVVQARKNRLATYNAYRVAFGMDRAMSFNDITTNDALAAMLEDLYGEPDHVEFYPGLMAEDRVEDSPLPGLLLRMVAVDAFSQALTNPLLSEHVWNERTFTPWGFDLIARTSKLGDILARNVQQRGPTPIEMTRPGWSYKDQ; translated from the coding sequence ATGGGCGACTGGCTTCGCGACGGCCTGTTCGAGGCCGCGGGCAACGTGATCGACGGCTGGGCCTGGCTGTCGGGCAAGGCCAGCGCGGCAGTGGTCAACCGTGCCGTCTGCACCACGCGCAATCGCCCGCATCCCTGGAGCAGCCTGTCCGACTACACCAGCTGGCAGGGCCTGACCGACCGCAGCTACCTCGCGCGACATCTGCCGGCGGTCGACGTGCCGGTGCAGCCCCCGCCCGAGAAGGTGCGCGAGATCTTCGCGCGGCAGGATGGGCATGCGCTGCTCTCGCCCAAATCCACCTGCCTGTTCCCGGCTTTCGCGCAGTACCTGACCGACGGCTTCCTGCGCACATCGCCGAAAGACGTGGCGAGGACCACGAGCAACCACGAGATCGACCTGTGCACGCTGTACGGCCGCACGCCGGACCAGACGCGCGCGCTGCGGCTGCTGTCCTCCGACAAGGGCCGTCGCGGGCGCCTCAAGTCCCGCATGGTGGGCGGCGAGGAATTCTCGCCCTTTCTCTACAAGCCCGGCACGAAGGAGCTGACCGACCCGGCCTTCGCGGCGCTCGACCCGCCGCTGGTGGACGAGAACCTGCCGCCCGAGCAGCGCGACACGCTGTTCGCCGTGGGCGGGGACCGGGTGAACTCCACGCCCTTCACCTCCATGATGAACACGCTGTTCCTGCGCGAGCACAACCGCATCGCCGCCGAGCTGGAGGCGCGCAACGACGGCTGGGACGACGAGCGCATCTTCCAGGTGGCGCGCAATATCGTCATCCCGATCTTCATCAAGATCGTGGTGGAGCATTACATCAACCACATCACGCCGCTGCCCTTCGCGCTGCGCGCCGACCCATCGGTGGCCTGGAACGCGCCGTGGAACCGGCCCAACTGGATGACGGTGGAATTCAGCCTGCTGTACCGCTGGCATTCCCTGATGCCCGACGCCATCGACTGGCCGGCCGGCCCGCTCGCCCCAGCACGGCAGATCGGCATCGGCGCCTTCCTGCAGAACAACCGGCCGTTGATCGAGGTCGGGCTGGATGCCGCCTTCTCCGGCGCGTCGTCGCAGGCGGCGGGTGAGCTCGGCGCGCTCAATACCGCGCTGCCGCTGCTGCACATCGAGGACCGCGCGGTGGTGCAGGCGCGCAAGAACCGCCTTGCGACCTACAACGCCTACCGCGTCGCCTTCGGCATGGACCGCGCCATGTCCTTCAACGACATCACGACCAACGACGCGCTGGCCGCGATGCTCGAGGACCTGTACGGCGAACCCGACCATGTCGAATTCTACCCCGGCCTGATGGCCGAGGACCGCGTCGAGGACAGCCCCCTGCCCGGCCTGCTGCTGCGCATGGTCGCGGTCGATGCCTTCAGCCAGGCGCTGACCAACCCGCTGCTGTCCGAGCATGTCTGGAACGAGCGCACCTTCACGCCCTGGGGCTTCGACCTGATCGCGCGCACCAGCAAGCTCGGCGACATCCTCGCGCGCAACGTGCAGCAGCGCGGGCCGACGCCAATCGAGATGACGCGCCCCGGCTGGAGCTACAAGGACCAATGA
- a CDS encoding ABC transporter permease: MEWEFLLVQALSGLASASSLFVIASGLTIVFGVTRIVNFAHGSFYMLGAYVAVTIVPWLLEFERSPWLFFAGVLASALAVGAMGVVMEVLLLRRIYRVPELFQLLATFGVVLIVQDLVLLVWGPVDIPGPRAPGLRHGVEILGQRFPAYELFLILVGPAVLGLLWLLMHRTRFGVLIRAATQDREMVGALGVNQAMLFTGTLFLGAALAGLGGALQIPRVSANPQMDLSIITEAFVVTVIGGMGSVPGAFIAAVMIGLLQAFGVLVFPKITLVLVFLLMAAVLVVKPWGLLGRPEAAAGRAVLPEGILDPGRLDGMTRALVVVAVVAVLALPLLDAYAVKVGTEVLVLALAAFSLNFLVGNGGIVSFGHAAYFGLGAYGAGLLVVKAGVPMEPALVFAPIAGGAAAALFGFFVVRLSGIYLAMLTLAFAQIAYAVVFQWVEVTGGDNGLVGVWPSAWAASREVYHYIVAVVTIAAIVFLRRVIHAPFGATLRAARDSAQRADAIGVDVRTHRWLGFILAGAAAGLAGGLYAFSKGSIDPTLLGIPMSVDFLSMLLLGGIQSVLGPVAGAAAFHAVKDFFMPLTDHWRLFLGLSIIAMVLVFPRGLAGAWASLRRRAA; the protein is encoded by the coding sequence ATGGAATGGGAGTTCCTGCTGGTCCAGGCGCTATCGGGGCTGGCGAGTGCGTCGTCGTTGTTCGTCATCGCCTCGGGGCTGACGATCGTCTTCGGCGTCACGCGCATCGTGAACTTCGCGCACGGGTCCTTCTATATGCTGGGCGCCTATGTCGCGGTGACCATCGTGCCGTGGCTGCTGGAGTTCGAACGCTCGCCCTGGCTGTTCTTCGCGGGCGTGCTGGCCTCGGCACTCGCGGTCGGCGCGATGGGCGTGGTGATGGAGGTGCTGCTGCTGCGGCGCATCTACCGCGTGCCGGAACTGTTCCAGCTGCTCGCGACCTTCGGCGTCGTGCTGATCGTGCAGGACCTGGTGCTGCTGGTCTGGGGGCCGGTGGACATTCCCGGGCCGCGGGCACCGGGGCTGCGGCATGGCGTCGAGATCCTCGGGCAACGCTTCCCCGCCTACGAGCTGTTCCTGATCCTCGTCGGGCCGGCCGTGCTCGGCCTTCTGTGGCTGCTGATGCATCGCACGCGCTTCGGCGTACTGATCCGCGCCGCCACGCAGGACCGCGAGATGGTCGGCGCGCTCGGCGTCAACCAGGCGATGCTGTTCACCGGCACGCTGTTCCTGGGTGCGGCGCTGGCGGGGCTGGGTGGGGCGCTGCAGATCCCGCGCGTCAGCGCCAACCCGCAGATGGACCTGTCGATCATCACCGAGGCCTTCGTCGTCACCGTCATCGGCGGCATGGGATCGGTGCCGGGCGCCTTCATCGCGGCGGTCATGATCGGGCTACTGCAGGCCTTTGGCGTGCTGGTGTTCCCGAAGATCACGCTGGTGCTGGTCTTCCTGCTGATGGCGGCAGTGCTGGTGGTGAAGCCCTGGGGGCTGCTGGGCCGCCCCGAGGCAGCGGCAGGCCGCGCCGTGCTGCCGGAGGGCATCCTGGACCCCGGGCGGCTCGATGGCATGACGCGCGCGCTGGTGGTGGTCGCGGTGGTCGCCGTTCTGGCGCTGCCGTTGCTCGACGCTTATGCAGTGAAGGTGGGGACCGAGGTGCTGGTCCTCGCACTCGCGGCGTTTTCGCTGAATTTCCTGGTGGGGAATGGCGGCATCGTCTCCTTCGGCCATGCGGCCTATTTCGGGCTCGGCGCCTATGGCGCGGGGTTACTCGTGGTGAAGGCGGGCGTGCCGATGGAACCGGCGCTGGTGTTCGCACCCATCGCCGGTGGCGCGGCGGCCGCGCTGTTCGGCTTCTTTGTGGTGCGGCTGTCGGGGATCTACCTGGCGATGCTGACGCTGGCCTTCGCGCAGATCGCCTATGCCGTCGTGTTCCAATGGGTCGAGGTGACCGGCGGCGATAATGGCCTGGTCGGCGTTTGGCCGTCCGCCTGGGCGGCGTCGCGGGAGGTCTACCACTACATCGTCGCCGTCGTGACGATCGCCGCCATCGTCTTCCTGCGTCGCGTGATCCATGCGCCGTTCGGCGCGACCCTGCGCGCGGCGCGGGACTCGGCGCAGCGCGCAGACGCCATCGGCGTGGACGTGCGGACGCATCGCTGGCTGGGCTTCATCCTGGCGGGCGCGGCAGCCGGCCTGGCTGGGGGGCTCTACGCATTCTCGAAGGGGTCGATCGACCCGACACTGCTCGGCATTCCCATGAGCGTCGATTTCCTGTCGATGTTGCTGCTGGGCGGGATCCAGTCGGTGCTTGGCCCTGTCGCGGGGGCGGCCGCCTTCCATGCGGTGAAGGACTTCTTCATGCCGCTGACCGATCACTGGCGGTTGTTCCTCGGCCTGTCGATCATCGCCATGGTGCTGGTCTTCCCGCGCGGTCTCGCGGGCGCCTGGGCGTCATTGCGGAGGCGCGCGGCATGA
- a CDS encoding ABC transporter ATP-binding protein, which produces MTLLAAEGLVKRFGGVLAAKDVTFALDPGEMLAIIGPNGAGKSTTFNMVGGQLKPDAGRVTLAGADITGVPPRAVCRLGVGRTFQVAQTFLSFSVLGNVQMALIAHHGQTRRLLADAAALHRDDALALLDRVGMAAQAARPIGELAYGDVKRVELAIALAAAPRLLLMDEPTAGMAPAERTALMALVAGIARTERIGVLFTEHDMDAVFAHADRILVLVRGEIIARGTPAEVRADPEVQRVYLGHSGTRAAARAQRAHG; this is translated from the coding sequence ATGACCCTGCTGGCAGCCGAGGGCCTGGTGAAGCGCTTCGGTGGCGTGCTCGCCGCGAAGGACGTGACGTTTGCGCTCGATCCCGGCGAGATGCTCGCCATCATCGGCCCGAACGGCGCGGGCAAATCCACCACCTTCAACATGGTGGGCGGCCAGCTGAAGCCGGATGCCGGGCGCGTGACGCTGGCCGGGGCCGACATCACCGGCGTTCCGCCGCGCGCGGTGTGCCGCCTGGGTGTCGGGCGCACCTTCCAGGTGGCGCAGACGTTTCTCTCGTTCTCCGTCCTGGGCAATGTCCAGATGGCGCTCATCGCGCATCACGGGCAGACGCGACGCCTGCTGGCCGATGCCGCGGCGCTGCATCGTGACGATGCGCTGGCATTGCTCGATCGTGTCGGCATGGCCGCGCAGGCGGCGCGCCCGATCGGCGAACTGGCTTATGGCGACGTGAAGCGGGTGGAACTGGCGATCGCCCTGGCGGCCGCGCCTCGCCTGCTGCTGATGGACGAACCAACCGCCGGCATGGCGCCGGCCGAACGCACCGCGCTCATGGCGCTGGTCGCCGGCATCGCGCGGACCGAGCGCATCGGCGTGCTGTTCACGGAACACGACATGGACGCGGTCTTCGCCCATGCCGACCGCATCCTGGTGCTGGTGCGCGGCGAGATCATCGCGCGCGGCACGCCGGCTGAAGTGCGCGCGGACCCGGAGGTGCAACGCGTCTATCTCGGCCATTCCGGGACGCGCGCCGCGGCCCGCGCGCAACGCGCCCATGGCTGA
- a CDS encoding ABC transporter ATP-binding protein, whose amino-acid sequence MAERVLDVSGLRAGYGPAEVLFGVELHLARGEVAALMGRNGAGKSTTLKAIMGLLPPRGGSVRLAGREIAGEAPFRIARMGLGYVPEDRRIFTDLSVMENLDVGRRAAPRGRNAWTPERLFEVFPNLAEMRHRRASAMSGGEQQMLTIARTLMGNPEAVLLDEPSEGLAPVIVEQMAEAVLRMKAEGIAVLVSEQNLDFAAAVADRAVILEKGSVRWQGSLAALEADEDLRRAWLTV is encoded by the coding sequence ATGGCTGAGCGCGTGCTGGACGTGTCGGGCCTGCGCGCCGGCTACGGCCCGGCCGAGGTGCTGTTCGGTGTCGAATTGCACCTGGCGCGCGGCGAGGTCGCGGCGCTGATGGGTCGCAACGGCGCGGGCAAGTCCACCACGCTGAAGGCCATCATGGGCCTGCTGCCGCCTCGCGGCGGATCCGTGCGCTTGGCGGGACGCGAGATCGCCGGCGAGGCACCGTTCCGCATTGCGCGGATGGGCCTGGGCTACGTGCCGGAAGACCGGCGCATCTTCACCGACCTCAGCGTGATGGAGAACCTCGATGTCGGGCGCCGCGCGGCGCCGCGCGGGCGCAACGCCTGGACACCCGAGCGGCTGTTCGAGGTGTTCCCGAACCTCGCCGAGATGCGGCACCGTCGCGCCTCGGCGATGTCGGGCGGCGAGCAGCAGATGCTCACCATCGCGCGCACGCTGATGGGCAACCCGGAGGCGGTGCTGCTCGACGAACCCTCGGAAGGCCTCGCACCGGTGATCGTGGAACAGATGGCGGAGGCGGTGTTGCGCATGAAGGCGGAGGGGATCGCCGTGCTGGTCAGCGAACAGAACCTCGACTTCGCCGCGGCCGTCGCCGACCGCGCCGTGATCCTGGAGAAGGGTTCGGTGCGCTGGCAGGGCAGTCTGGCGGCGCTCGAGGCGGACGAGGACCTGCGCCGCGCATGGCTGACCGTTTGA
- a CDS encoding hydantoinase/oxoprolinase family protein, translating into MADRLMRRVAGIDVGGTFTDLVMQDADGSIRIAKVPTTAANQAGGVLAGIAAAGTTPAALDLIVHGTTATTNAVLERKLAKVGLVTTAGFRDVLELGRRTRPRAYGMTGSFEPLVPREWRREVAERMDARGAVVTPLDEAAVEREVRALLAEGCEALVIHFLHAYANPAHEVRAGEIARAIWPNGYVTLGHALLSEFREYERGTTASVNAAVQPVLDRYIRHLQDRLAEAGHARDLLVMNGNGGTVPARAVAAEAAKTVMSGPASGVMAAAATLAQSGVVNAITCDMGGTSTDVALIAGGVPEVSAELSIAYGLPIHLPMVDVRTVGAGGGSIAWIDRGGMLRVGPESAGSSPGPICYGRGGMRPTVTDANLLLGRLDPDALLATGRRVGVDEVRDAFAQLGAPLGMAAEQAASAVIHLANVLMAGAIRMVSLSRGHDPRDFSLFAFGGAGPLHAVALAREIGIPQVLVPYRPGLTNALGCLVADLRQDVVNTLNRGLDDIAESELAAVLAAQTDRATAAVRAGGAEVERIETRHVAEMQFRGQTHLIRVPLASATPSRAEVQAAFEAAYFARFEVRLPEIRAVLVNLATSVVGRRPAFDLRALSGGGGEPRLGMRRLHADGTWHDAAVWQREALAEGARVEGPAILQQVDATIILEPGSAAVVDALGNLRITA; encoded by the coding sequence ATGGCTGACCGTTTGATGCGCCGCGTCGCCGGCATCGATGTAGGTGGCACCTTCACCGACCTGGTGATGCAGGATGCCGATGGGTCCATCCGCATCGCCAAGGTGCCGACCACGGCCGCGAACCAGGCCGGCGGCGTGCTGGCGGGGATCGCGGCCGCCGGCACGACGCCGGCCGCGCTCGACCTGATCGTGCACGGCACGACGGCGACGACGAACGCCGTGCTGGAACGCAAGCTGGCGAAGGTCGGCCTGGTGACCACGGCCGGCTTCCGCGATGTGCTGGAACTCGGCCGTCGCACCCGTCCGCGCGCCTATGGCATGACCGGGTCCTTCGAACCGCTGGTGCCACGTGAATGGCGGCGGGAGGTCGCGGAGCGCATGGATGCGCGCGGCGCGGTCGTGACGCCTCTGGACGAGGCCGCGGTGGAGCGCGAGGTACGCGCGCTGCTGGCCGAAGGCTGCGAGGCGCTGGTCATCCACTTCCTGCACGCCTATGCCAACCCGGCGCACGAGGTGCGCGCGGGCGAGATCGCGCGCGCCATCTGGCCGAACGGATACGTCACGCTCGGCCATGCGCTGCTGTCGGAATTCCGCGAATACGAACGTGGCACCACAGCGTCCGTGAACGCCGCGGTGCAGCCGGTGCTCGACCGCTACATCCGCCATCTTCAGGACCGCCTCGCGGAAGCGGGGCATGCGCGCGACCTGCTGGTGATGAACGGCAATGGCGGCACGGTGCCGGCGCGCGCCGTGGCGGCCGAGGCTGCCAAGACGGTGATGTCCGGCCCCGCGTCCGGCGTCATGGCGGCGGCGGCCACGCTCGCGCAGTCCGGCGTGGTGAACGCCATCACCTGCGACATGGGCGGCACCTCCACCGATGTTGCGCTGATCGCCGGCGGCGTGCCGGAGGTGTCGGCGGAACTCTCCATCGCGTATGGGCTGCCGATCCACCTGCCGATGGTGGATGTGCGCACGGTCGGCGCCGGTGGCGGGTCGATCGCCTGGATCGACCGCGGCGGCATGCTCCGCGTGGGGCCGGAAAGCGCTGGTTCGTCGCCAGGGCCGATCTGCTATGGGCGCGGCGGCATGCGCCCGACCGTGACGGACGCAAACCTGCTGCTCGGGCGGCTCGACCCGGATGCATTGCTCGCGACCGGGCGGCGCGTGGGCGTCGATGAGGTGCGCGACGCCTTCGCGCAACTCGGTGCGCCACTCGGAATGGCGGCGGAGCAGGCGGCATCGGCCGTGATCCACCTCGCCAACGTGCTGATGGCCGGCGCGATCCGGATGGTGTCGCTCTCGCGCGGGCATGATCCGCGCGACTTTTCGCTGTTCGCGTTCGGAGGCGCGGGGCCGCTGCATGCGGTGGCGCTGGCGCGCGAGATCGGCATTCCGCAGGTGCTGGTTCCCTACCGCCCGGGCCTGACCAATGCGCTCGGCTGCCTGGTCGCGGATCTGCGGCAGGACGTGGTGAATACGCTGAACCGCGGGCTGGACGACATCGCGGAATCGGAACTCGCCGCGGTGCTCGCGGCGCAGACGGACCGCGCCACGGCCGCCGTGCGCGCCGGCGGCGCCGAGGTCGAACGCATCGAGACGCGCCACGTCGCCGAGATGCAGTTCCGCGGCCAAACACACCTGATCCGCGTGCCGCTCGCCTCGGCCACGCCGTCGCGCGCCGAGGTGCAGGCCGCCTTTGAAGCCGCATACTTCGCGCGCTTCGAAGTGCGCCTGCCCGAGATCCGCGCGGTGCTGGTGAACCTGGCCACCAGCGTGGTCGGCCGCCGCCCGGCCTTCGACCTGCGCGCGCTGTCCGGTGGTGGGGGCGAGCCACGGCTCGGCATGCGGCGCCTCCATGCGGACGGCACCTGGCACGATGCCGCGGTCTGGCAGCGCGAGGCCCTGGCCGAGGGTGCGCGCGTCGAGGGCCCGGCCATCCTGCAACAGGTCGATGCGACCATCATCCTCGAACCCGGAAGCGCGGCAGTGGTCGATGCGCTGGGCAACCTCAGGATCACCGCGTGA
- a CDS encoding hydantoinase B/oxoprolinase family protein, producing MDALTLAVIQAGLTQVCNEMDLAFSRAAFSPVIAEADDRSDGIYAAEDGALIAQGEGGLPVFVGAMQHSAGHIIRLIHEGAVAAPEPGDVYIVNDPYLGGTHLMDVRFARPFFVDGTLFCWLQNTGHWPDTGGMVPGGFSAHATEVEQEGLRLPPVKLFKRGEIDREILSIIQSNIRVADQRIGDIKAQAAALMVGERRLNDIVARYGAATLRDAIALIRDRAAQRMRVEIRRMPEATWRAEAFVDSDGVVDEPLRIALAVTRTGDTLTFDFTGSSKPCAGPMNSVWSTTFSAVCLGVKHIFPDVPINAGTFEPLHIIRPEGTFLDARYPRPVSGCAAEVSQRIAEAVFLCLVQALPDEVTAAPAGTSGNFALGGSDPARGASYVMYQITGGGYGGSADHDGLTNGCSTIGISKTAPVEVMEQYYPIRFTRFALRDGSGGAGLHRGGFGVHYEVELLRGEARASFVMDHGRFGPPGVLGGGDGAPNEVRIHRNGTTTTPLHLSKDQGIALMPGDRVEVRTPGGGGYGDPFAREPALVARDVKRGYYDAAQAAALWGVALREGNVDATATDALRRGRAA from the coding sequence ATGGATGCGCTCACCCTCGCCGTCATCCAGGCCGGCCTCACGCAGGTTTGCAACGAGATGGACCTGGCCTTCTCCCGCGCCGCCTTCTCGCCCGTCATCGCCGAAGCGGACGACCGATCGGACGGCATCTACGCCGCCGAGGACGGCGCGCTGATCGCGCAGGGGGAGGGCGGGCTGCCGGTCTTCGTCGGCGCCATGCAGCACAGCGCCGGGCATATCATCCGTCTCATCCACGAGGGCGCCGTCGCCGCGCCCGAACCGGGCGACGTCTACATCGTCAATGACCCCTACCTGGGCGGCACGCATCTGATGGATGTGCGCTTCGCGCGCCCCTTCTTCGTCGACGGTACGCTGTTCTGCTGGCTGCAGAACACCGGCCACTGGCCCGACACCGGGGGCATGGTGCCCGGTGGCTTTTCCGCACACGCCACCGAGGTCGAGCAGGAAGGCCTGCGCCTGCCACCTGTGAAACTGTTCAAGCGCGGCGAGATCGATCGCGAGATCCTGTCCATCATCCAGTCCAACATCCGCGTGGCCGACCAGCGCATCGGCGACATCAAGGCGCAGGCGGCCGCGCTGATGGTGGGCGAACGGCGGCTCAACGACATCGTCGCGCGCTACGGTGCCGCCACGCTGCGCGACGCGATCGCGCTGATCCGTGACCGCGCCGCCCAACGCATGCGCGTCGAGATCCGCCGCATGCCCGAAGCCACCTGGCGTGCCGAGGCCTTCGTCGATTCCGACGGCGTGGTGGACGAACCGTTGCGCATCGCGCTGGCCGTCACGCGCACGGGCGATACACTGACCTTCGACTTCACCGGGTCGTCCAAGCCCTGCGCGGGGCCGATGAACTCCGTCTGGTCCACCACCTTCTCCGCCGTATGCCTCGGCGTGAAGCACATCTTTCCCGATGTACCGATCAATGCTGGCACCTTCGAACCCCTGCACATCATCCGGCCGGAAGGCACCTTCCTCGATGCCCGCTACCCGCGACCGGTCAGCGGTTGCGCGGCGGAGGTCAGCCAGCGCATCGCGGAAGCCGTATTTCTCTGCCTGGTGCAAGCGCTGCCCGACGAGGTCACCGCCGCGCCGGCGGGAACCTCGGGCAACTTCGCGCTCGGCGGCAGCGATCCCGCGCGTGGCGCGTCCTATGTGATGTACCAGATCACCGGTGGCGGCTACGGCGGCAGTGCCGACCATGACGGGCTGACCAATGGCTGCTCCACCATCGGCATCAGCAAGACCGCGCCGGTCGAGGTGATGGAGCAGTACTACCCCATCCGCTTCACGCGCTTCGCGCTGCGCGATGGCTCCGGCGGGGCCGGGCTGCATCGCGGCGGCTTCGGCGTGCACTACGAAGTGGAACTGCTGCGCGGTGAGGCGCGCGCCTCCTTCGTGATGGACCATGGCCGCTTCGGCCCGCCCGGCGTGCTGGGGGGTGGCGACGGCGCGCCGAACGAGGTCCGCATCCATCGCAACGGCACCACCACCACGCCGCTGCACCTGTCGAAGGACCAGGGCATTGCGCTGATGCCCGGCGACCGGGTGGAGGTCCGCACGCCCGGGGGCGGCGGATATGGCGATCCCTTCGCGCGCGAGCCCGCGCTGGTCGCGCGCGACGTGAAGCGCGGCTACTACGATGCCGCACAGGCGGCCGCGCTTTGGGGGGTTGCGCTCCGAGAGGGCAACGTCGACGCCACCGCCACCGACGCGCTGCGCCGGGGCCGCGCGGCATGA
- a CDS encoding FAD binding domain-containing protein: MTAYHRPRTLRDALAIRAATGAMPLAGGTDIHPLRTARAAWGEPWTTPVLDLSAVPGLAGITETEDGWRIGASTTWTAIAESPLPTIFDGLRAAARDVGGRQVQNRGTIAGNLVTASPAGDGIPNLLALDAAVELVSDAGGRRLPVSDFVTGYRATALAAGELVAAIHIPRLDGARGRFVKLGARRYLVISIAMVAAVVRCEGTRIAQARVAIGACSPVAQRLPALEDALRGVDIADAAAVPSAAHLELLAPIADIRASAPYRQDAALTLVRDLLAGFAP, encoded by the coding sequence ATGACCGCCTATCACCGCCCGCGCACGCTGCGCGATGCGCTGGCGATCCGCGCGGCGACAGGCGCGATGCCGCTGGCCGGCGGCACCGACATCCATCCCCTGCGCACCGCGCGCGCCGCCTGGGGCGAACCCTGGACGACGCCAGTGCTGGATCTTTCGGCCGTGCCGGGCCTCGCTGGCATCACCGAGACCGAGGATGGCTGGCGCATCGGCGCAAGCACCACCTGGACCGCGATCGCCGAATCACCCCTGCCGACGATCTTCGATGGCCTGCGCGCGGCGGCGCGCGACGTCGGAGGCCGCCAGGTGCAGAATCGCGGCACCATCGCCGGCAACCTGGTCACCGCATCGCCTGCCGGCGACGGCATCCCGAACCTGCTGGCCCTGGATGCCGCGGTGGAACTCGTCTCCGACGCCGGTGGCCGCCGATTGCCGGTCAGCGATTTCGTCACCGGCTACCGCGCCACGGCGCTTGCCGCGGGCGAACTGGTCGCCGCCATCCATATCCCGCGGCTTGATGGTGCGCGCGGCCGCTTCGTGAAGCTTGGCGCGCGGCGCTACCTGGTCATCTCGATCGCCATGGTGGCGGCGGTGGTACGCTGCGAAGGCACGCGCATCGCGCAGGCGCGCGTGGCAATCGGCGCCTGCTCGCCGGTCGCGCAACGCCTTCCTGCGCTCGAGGATGCCTTGCGCGGCGTGGACATCGCAGATGCCGCCGCGGTCCCGAGTGCTGCGCATCTCGAGCTGCTCGCGCCCATCGCCGACATCCGTGCCTCCGCCCCGTATCGGCAAGACGCGGCACTCACACTGGTGCGCGACCTCCTCGCGGGCTTCGCGCCATGA